The Devosia sp. 1566 sequence ATTATCCCAGCGTTCAGGCGCGCGCCGCGGATCTGTTTGTACATTTGCTGGGTCTCGGCCTGGCCCTCCTTGGCGGCGCCATCCTGCTTTGGATGGGCATCCAGGATCCAGCCCCTGGCAGGCTTGCGGTCATCGCGATCTACTCGCTTGGCGCGGTATGCATGTTCGGGTTCTCCACCGCGTACAACTTCGCGCCGGCTGAATGGAAGCCCGTGCTGCGCCGGCTCGACCATGTCGGCATCTTCCTGATGATCGCAGCCACTTATACGCCGTTCACCGCGTATCTGCTGTCCGGGGCCTGGGCCTGGTCGCTGACGACCAGCCTGTGGGTGCTGGCCGGCTTGGGAATTGCCGGCAAGATCTTCCTGCCGCCGATCAGCCAGAGGGTCTGGGTGCCTATCTACCTGGGCCTGGCGTGGATCGGCGCCATCGCAGCAGTCCCCCTTGCCGAGATAACCTCCGCGGTGGTGCTGTGGCTCCTGGCATTTGGCGGGCTACTCTATTCAGCTGGTGTTTTTTTCTACACCAACAAGCGCCTGCAGTTCGCCAAAGCCATCTGGCACGGCCATGTCGTGGCAGCGGCCGCGACGCACTGGGCAGCCGTGCTGGTGGGGCTGTTTGTGGTCCGCTCCTGATCGCCGCTCCCCCAATCCGCCTGGCGCAGCGTTGAGGAAGGGATGCTGGGCTTTGGCAGTTTTCTAGGAGCAGCAGGTCCGTTCCGCTGCGGTGCGGATGTTGATAACGGGCGGGAAGACCGTGCACGTAATCGCCCGCACGCCCGATGCGCATGCAGCAGCGCTAAGCCGTCGCTATGGGGTGCATGGCGCAAAATGACGTCCAGATAATCCTTGAGGCTCTGGGGATCCAAAGCCCCCGCCGATAATACAGATTTTCACCTGACCCTCCCTGTTGGCCCTGCAGTCGGAAGTGACCGGCAGCAGAGTTGATCGTGTAGCGGCACGTGCAAGACCCAAATGCACCGTGTGAGTCGAGGTTACCCTTTCGGCTCACAAGTTAGTTGTTCATCGCTCTCGAGGCCGTTGGTCTGGCGCTCAAGGGCCCTCTGACCCAAAGGCGCGTTCCACTCGAGCGGTAACGTTCGATATCCTCCACCTCAAGTTAGCATGATTGACATGGGTCGCCTGGATTCCGCCCGCTGTCGCGTGAAAACAAGGGATGGCTTTCTGGAGACCGCGAAGCCTCAGCACGTCCGGAGAGGTTCCGGGTGCACCGCTGAACTACCGGTGCCCTTGAAGACGAAGGCTCCCGCGGCTGGCCCGGCGCAGCGCCATGTTCAGGCAGGAAGTCGAGGAGCGTGCTCCCATCCTGGGCAAAGCGCCCGCTACCGCCTCGCGCTGGAATATCAGCAGCCACAGCGCGCTCACACGGCCGTTCAAGCGTACGGTAGAAGACCAAAATCCAGACGCAGGTTTATCGGGGTTAACTAAGCCGGTTCACTGAGGAGATCACCAATGACGGCCACGGCTGGACTGATGATTGTTGAAGATCAGCCCTTGATTGCAATGATGATCGAGGAAATGGCGGCCGACCTCGGCTGGGTTGTGGACGGGATCCTCTATTCCGAAGCTGACGCGCTGACCTTTCTCGACGCTAACCGACCACACCTTGCGCTTCTCGATATCAATCTTGGTTTGACGACCAGCCTCCAGGTCGCGGCCGCCTGCCAAGAACGAAAGATTCCGGTGGTTTTCACCACGGGCTACAACGCTGCCGACGTATTGGCGCAATGCGGTAATGCGCCGGTGTTGGCCAAACCGTTCTCTACCGATGGCACCAGTTGCACCATCATCACGGCGCCGGCGGTCGAGCATATCGCCGATATCCATGGCCGCATGCCGGTCATCCTCGAGGAGAGCGCCTACGATGCCTCGTTGTCGGGCGATGCCAAGGGAGACGATGCCAAGGCGATCCTGCTCGACAACCATCTTGACAGCCAGCTTGAGTTCTTCCGGGTCGGCCGCGAGGTGAACAATAGCCGGCACGAGGGGGCGGATACCAAGAAGCCTCTTTTGAACGCGCTCTAGGAACCGAATTCGGGGTCGCTCATTATCAGGCCAAACGGCGCGCGATACCCCTCCAGCGCGGTTTAAGAAAGCCGCAGGCGGTGTGTCCCCACCGCGGGCGGCTTTCTCTTTCACCCTCGCGTTCAGCTTTCGCGCTTCGCGGCCTTCTTGAGCTGCTCCGGCATGATGTCGTCCGGCATAATCTCCTGGAGATGGTCGTAGACGACATCTGCCGAGAAGGGCTTCCCGATGAAGACGGCGCCGTCCGGCATGTCCCCGGGCTGCGGTTTTAGATGACCTGACGAAACCACGATGGCGATATCCGGCCAATTCTTCGCGCAGGTGCGGGCGAGGTCGAAACCGTTAAGTTCACCCGGCGGCATCTCCACATCGGTGAACAGCAACTGGATGCTGGCGTGGGACTCCTCGAGGATCGCCAGGGCCTCCCCAACTTCCCCCGCCTCGTACACCCGGAAGCCGGCGTCTTCGAGAATTCGCGCCGCATCCATACGGATGAGCACGTTGTCATCCGAAACCAAGGCAAATGGCGTGTAGTCGTCTGACATAACGTGCTCCAGCAAGGCGTTTTAGGACAATGCATGGATTAAGGAAGCGATGCTTAACTACACTCCGCCATCTCGTTCCACCTGTCAGTGAACGGTGTCTTTCAGCCCTGGAAAGTCGATCCAGAACTTGGCACCGGCTCCGTCTTCCCGAGTTCCGAACTGAAGAGTCCCGCCTAGTTGACGGGCCAATGCCACGACGACCTTCATGCCCAGCCCACTCGTATTCGCCGGATTGAAGTCCGCGGACAGGCGGTCACCCGAGTTGGCAACCGAAAGCCTATGCCTTCCGGGTGACGGCTCTTTGAAGCTTACCTTGATCTGACCGCCCCCGTGTTTGGTCGCATTGATGACCAGCTCGTTCAGGACCAGGCCCAGAGGTACGAGCAGGTCCGCCGCCAATGAGGCAGGCTGTACATCGACCAGAATGGGCACATCCGCGTTCAACGTACCTTGCAGCTCTGCCATGAGATTTTCAATGTAACCCTTCGCATTCACCGAACCGGCACTCTGGTTCTTGAAGATATGCTGGTGTACCCGGGCCACCGACGCAACTCTCAGAGCCGCCACACGAAGCTGTTCGGCGGCATGCGAGCCCTCCACCTGCCTTGCCTGGAGCTGCAGCATGGATGAAACCAGCTGCAGGCTGTTCATCACGCGATGGTCGATTTCCTGCCCGAGCATGCGAGCTGTCTCGAGTGCGTCGGAAAGCTCTGCAACCGCTTTTCGTGCAGCCAGGCGCAGTTCCATCTGGTCCATGACAACCGAAGCAAGATGACGAAGCTGCTTGATCTGTTCTTCGGTGACCGGGCGTGGCTCGCGATCGATTACGCAGAGCGTGCCAAGTTTGAATCCATCTGCCGTGGTTAGCGGAACGCCTGCGTAGAACCTCAGACCGAACTCTCCGGCGACCAGTGGATTGGCCAGGGAACGAACGTCTGTCGCCGCGTTCTCGAGAACCCAGACCTGATCCTGTACGATCGCCGATGCGCATAGTCCCGGCTCTTTGCCGATCTGCTTGACACCATCAAGCCCGTGATGGGACTTGAACCAGACCCGATCCGTATCGACTAGGCTGATGATCGAGATCGGCACGTTAAACAGGCTAGCTGCAAGCGCGGTGATCCTGTCGAACGAGCCGTCCGGCGGCGTGTCGAGTATGTCGTAGCGCCTCACGGCGGCCAAGCGCGCTGCCTCGGCTTCGGCATCCGTCAAATTCGATTCTGTCGACGACATCGTTCTTCCCGTAGAGGCTAAGAGCATGGTGTAACTCTCAGTCATCCGCGCCCTTGTTCAGTGGCCATTGATATTCACAGCCTACAGCATTTCCGCTTCATCGATAGCATGCCGCTGCTGAGATATCGCTTACGTTATCCCCCCGTCAGCGATCTTGACGGTCAAATTGCCGAGCGGCAGTTTTTGGGATTTAGCGATGTCATATCGAAGGTCTGAATGGGGTCGTTGGCAGCGCCCTACCCCACTTCGTATTGGGGGTGGTAAGCCGAATGGCAGCTTTTCGGCCAGAAGGACTGACAAGCTGCCGCTCGATTATGCTCCTCATGCCTGGTTCACCAACGGGAAGAAGAAGGCCCTCTTAGATGATATCGGATGCAACAGCGCGTCCCGATCGCAAGAGGGGCGCGGTCCCAAGTGCACGGCATGTATGGACGCATTGGCGCCGAGGGGAATACCGCGTCATTGAGCGTTGTCGTAGCTGGCCCGGCTGTCGCGAATGAATTCCCGATGTTCAATGGCCCAAACAGCAAGCTGCCGTGCGGTTTGAGTCAGGGACATTCCCGCCTCGCTTAGTGAATATTGCACCTGTGGCGGCGTGGTGTTGCGGACTGCCCGATGAACCAGTCCGTCACGTTCCAAGGCCTTTAGCGTCCGGGTTAGCATCTGCTGCGAAATTCCCGGCACCTGCCGCTTGATGCTGTTGAAGCGTTCCGGCCTGCGGCTTAGCAGCACCACAATCTGAACTGTCCACTTGTCACCAATCCGTGCGAGCACGTCCCCAACGCCGGCGCAGTTCGGAAGTTCGTCGAGCACATCAGTCATAGCTGTAAGACCTGTCACAAGAAAATGCGTTCTCGGAGCAGCATAAGAAGTCACATATCCTTAGCAAGTCTAGAAATTAGACCTGACGCTCACGGATTGCAGGTCGAGGTAAAAGGAAGTTTGGATGATTGGCATTTCGACCCCCCGTGAAGCCAACATGGATGCGCCAATGCCTGTAGCGTCGGTCCGGGCACTGCGGTTGCAGTCTCCCGGCCGAGGTGAGGACCTGCAGTTGCGTGTGTCTGCACCGGTTGTCGGTAGTGACTTGCCTGTGATCCTGTTTTCACATGGCTTTGGGTCGTCCATGGACGCCTATGGGCCTCTGGCGCACTATTGGGCGGCACATGGCTTTGTCGTAATTCAGCCGACCTACCTCGATTCACGACGGCTCGGCCTGGCACTTGATGATGAACGGCGGCACTCGATCTGGCGCATCCGTGTGCAAGACGCGAAGCGCATCCTCGACCATCTCGACCAGATCGAGCGAGGGTTGCCCGGCCTTGCCGGAAGGGTCAACCGCGACAATGTTGCGGCTGCAGGCCATTCTTTTGGTGGCCAGACAACGAGCATGCTGCTTGGCGCCCGCATGTTGGCGGGCGGTCTCGACGAGGCCATGTTTGATCCCCGGATCAAGGCGGGCGTCCTGTTGGCATCAGCAGGCAAGGGCGGAGATGATCTAAGCGAAATTGGGCGAGCCATCACGCCTTACCTCCACACCAGCTTTGACCACATGATCACGCCAACGCTCGTCGTCGCAGGTGATGCGGATCATTCCCCATTGACAACCCGGGGGCCTGATTGGTTCTACGAACCTTATCAGCTTGCCCCGGGGAGTAAGACACTTCTCAACGTTTTCGGCGGCGAGCATATGCTGGGCGGCATCTCCGGCTACGCGGTTACCGAAACTACTGACGAATGCCCGGAACGCGTGGCCTTCATCCAGAAGGTCACCCTGGCCTATCTGCGCCAGCAATTGCTGGGCGACGAGGAGGCGTGGTCCAGCGTCCGCGCAGCTCTTAGTTACGACCCCGTACCCAAAGGCAGTCTTACGACCAAGTTGAGTTGATGAGCAACTAAGCGGAGCGCGGTACGTCCCCATGCCTCCACAAAGGTGCTCTCCTCAGCAATGCGGCAGCTTGTGGCCGAGCGTGCGGCCACAAGCTGAGTGCCGCTAGCCAAATGGTCGGCAGCCGTCCATGAGCTCCGCAGCGGACAGGCCTCCGCCGGTAGCACATTGTCAAGACGGCCGGGCAGGACGTCGCACATTTTGCATCAGCACACCCAGCATTTCACCTAGCCAGCATGCAGGGAGGGATGTCCCCCGCATGCTGACGTAGCCGGACCTAATGAGAGATGCTCGCCGGAGCACTGTTCCGGGTCCCCACGGCCGCCGGAGGACTGAGAGGCTGAAGTGTATCCTTGTCGAGTAGGAGGAAAGAGCCCTGTCCATCGGCGCCGCGCAGGTCAACCCGGATGGCTTCGCCCCATTGCTCCACCGCGTCAGCATCAATGCCTCGCTGAGCAAGGCTCGTGATAACGCTGGACGCAGAGCGTCCATGGACTTCCTGCTCCTCTTCCGTCAACGACTGCGCGGCAAATGCACTCACAGGTAGCAGGGCCACTGCAGCTGCAAGGAGAGCTGTCATCACCATGACTACGCCTCCTTCCTTGACCGCCGCGGCCCTCCGCGCGCGGGATTGCGCATAGGCTACGGAGGCGCTCAAGGCGACGCACTCGATTGCCGAAATCTCTGGATCATTCGTACCAAGTCTAAGCTTTTGCATGACAATTCCTTCTGTCTTGAAGGCTTCATACCTAGGACTTTGGTGTCATCGGTGCGTGCCGAAAACTCCTGGATGCCTGCCTATTCCTCTTGATGCGATGCGCAGACCCGGCCACAGGAATCGAGCTGGGAATGCTGGGATGAGAGCTCTCGGTAAGGTGAGCACGGCTCTAACGAACGCCGTTGACCGCATGGTCCGCCTTATAAGGTCACATGATCTACGCCCTGCCGCGCCAGCACGCTGCGCTCGATCAGGCATACAACCGAGCAATTGGTTTGAGCTAACAGAGAGTGGGCAGTTCCGGTACCAACCGTTCTGGGAGCATCCGATTGGCTGCGGCAACACAGTGCCGCTGAGTGCAGGCGTCAAGGAGCGGTTCAGCTTCGGATCGGCTCCTTCGGCTTACCAACGAGATGGCACTTATTGAGTTTGGGACCGCTCGCGCTCCGAGAGCGTCCGGATCGTTCGTCCATTCCTCGTCATCTCTTGGCGGCACATCTGCTCGGAGGCGAACATGTGATCGCCCCCAAATCCGCGGTCGCTTGCAGTGTTCGGGATCCGCTTGATGGATTAAACCATTCGCGAGGCAGGAGCCCCAAACTGCTCGTTTAACGCCCTGACATCGTATTGAACCCACTCTTCGGCGAGCCGGCCATTATCTTCGAATCTGAAGTGATTCATGACCTCCCAACGAATTTCTCGGCCGTTGGGCTTCAAGGGGCCGCCCGGAGCTGCTGTGAAAACAAAATCGAACTTGCCGGAGAAAACAGTGCGAGCAGCGAGATAATTGCCTTCGGCAATGATTGCTGCTCGTTCCACCTTCATCCCCGACAAAGCGGCACGAAGCGAGGCGAAATAGGCTTTCAGCTCGGGGTAAGTGAGATCGCCGCCCGGTCCGTGGAAAATGAAGTCTGGGCTGAAATATGCATCGAGAGCAGCATTGTTTTCTCGGGCGATCGCCTTCTCGCCAATACGGATCAGTGGCTCTGCGAGCGGGTTGGTGGACATCGGCACAGGCATAAAGGTCTCCTAATCTGCTGATGGGCTTCTCATGATCGCACTGATCAATCGTGGTGGCTGGGCACTGCTGCGGTATGACGAGACAGCGACCGAGAAAGCCGCTGTTCCGCTGCAAACACTTTGAGCTTACAGCCCCGAATGGGCGCTGAAATGAGCAAGCGCCCATGGGCACCAGGCGCGTCACGCTTGTAGACATTCGGAAATAGGTGGCTAAGCCGACGCGGATTGCTCTGCGGGATCGATTGGCATCCCTTTGGTGATCAAGCCACCAAAAGGACGAGTCTTCATTTCCACTCGGGGATCATGCTGGGCATCGCGTAGCGGGCGCCGGCTGCGCCCTCGGGCAGAATTGCCGTGATCCCAGCCAGATCTTCTGCCGTCAGCTGGACCGCAGCCGAGCCGATATTCTCCGCTAGGCGTTCCTTGCGGCGCGTGCCCGGGATGGGAACGATGTCGTGCCCTTGCGCCAGCAGCCAGGCGAGAGCCAGTTGCGGCACGGTAACGCCCTTTGACTTGGCCAGCGCCGTGAGCTGCTCGACCGCAGCCTTGTTCTTCTCGAAATTGCCAGGCTGCCAACGCGGATCGCTGCGTCGCAGGTCGTTCTCGGCATAATCTGCAGCCGGCTTGACCTCGCCCGTGAGGAAACCGCGACCAAGGGGAGAATAGGGCACAAAGCCGATGCCCAGTTCGCGCAAGGTGGGGAACAACGCCTCAACCTCCCGTTCGAACACCGAATATTCGGTCTGCAGCACGGCCACCGGCTGCACGGCATGGGCGCGACGGATGGTTTCGGGCCCGGCTTCGCTCAGGCCGAAATACTTCACCTTGCCGGCAATGATCAGGTCTTTGACCACGCCGGCTACATCTTCGATCGGCACATTGGGATCGACCCGGTGCTGGTAAAGGATATCGATGTGGTCCACACCCAAATTGCGCAGGCTCCTGTCGGTGAGCTCGCGGATGAACTCCGGCCGGCTGTCGATACCCCAATCCTCGGTGAAGCCGAACTTGGAGGCGATCACGATCTCGTCGCGAAATCCTTTGACGGCGCGGCCGAGGATCTTTTCATTCTCGCCCCAACCGTACACGGCGGCCGTATCGAAAAAGGTGACGCCCTGGTCAAAAGCATAGCCGATTGTCTCGATGCCCTGGGCTTCATCGCTGTCCCCATAGGCAATGGAGACGCCCATGGCTCCATAGCCGATTGCCGAAACTTCCGGACCATTCAGACCGAGTTGACGCTTTTCCATGACAATTCCTTCCATCCTGCAGGCCTCATAGCTAGGGCCTTGGCCTCACCACTGCGTGCCGAAAACTACTGAATTCTTGCCCATTCCTCCTGATGCGTTGCGGAGGGCCGCTTGCCGGGACTAGTATCGCGAGATGAGCACCACCACAGACTTGAAGCGCCTGATCCGGCCATATGCCTTGCAGCCAAAGACGGTGACGTCGTTCACGCGGCTCGAGATCATGCGGCTGGATCATCCGACGGCGCTGCAGCCGGTGATTTACGAGCCGGCTGTTTGTCTCGTGCTGCAGGGTGCCAAACGCGCCGTCATCGGCGAAAAAGTCTTGGCTTATGGCGAAGGCGATTACTTCATCGCCGCGGCCGAGGTAGCAGCGCTTGGCCGGATTTCAGCAGCGACCAAGGATGAGCCTTATCTGGCTCTCACCCTGCTGCTTGAGCCCCAGGTGATCGCCGGCGTGCTGCTGAACTTGCCGAAAGGGATCGAGCCCCCGGTCTCGTCCGGGTTCTACACCAGTACGGCAGACAGCAAGCTGCTCGATGCCTGGCTGCGGCTGGTGAGTGTGCTCGAG is a genomic window containing:
- a CDS encoding hemolysin III family protein, whose translation is MEARPHYPSVQARAADLFVHLLGLGLALLGGAILLWMGIQDPAPGRLAVIAIYSLGAVCMFGFSTAYNFAPAEWKPVLRRLDHVGIFLMIAATYTPFTAYLLSGAWAWSLTTSLWVLAGLGIAGKIFLPPISQRVWVPIYLGLAWIGAIAAVPLAEITSAVVLWLLAFGGLLYSAGVFFYTNKRLQFAKAIWHGHVVAAAATHWAAVLVGLFVVRS
- a CDS encoding SOS response-associated peptidase family protein, which produces MTATAGLMIVEDQPLIAMMIEEMAADLGWVVDGILYSEADALTFLDANRPHLALLDINLGLTTSLQVAAACQERKIPVVFTTGYNAADVLAQCGNAPVLAKPFSTDGTSCTIITAPAVEHIADIHGRMPVILEESAYDASLSGDAKGDDAKAILLDNHLDSQLEFFRVGREVNNSRHEGADTKKPLLNAL
- a CDS encoding response regulator — translated: MSDDYTPFALVSDDNVLIRMDAARILEDAGFRVYEAGEVGEALAILEESHASIQLLFTDVEMPPGELNGFDLARTCAKNWPDIAIVVSSGHLKPQPGDMPDGAVFIGKPFSADVVYDHLQEIMPDDIMPEQLKKAAKRES
- a CDS encoding histidine kinase dimerization/phosphoacceptor domain -containing protein, producing the protein MTESYTMLLASTGRTMSSTESNLTDAEAEAARLAAVRRYDILDTPPDGSFDRITALAASLFNVPISIISLVDTDRVWFKSHHGLDGVKQIGKEPGLCASAIVQDQVWVLENAATDVRSLANPLVAGEFGLRFYAGVPLTTADGFKLGTLCVIDREPRPVTEEQIKQLRHLASVVMDQMELRLAARKAVAELSDALETARMLGQEIDHRVMNSLQLVSSMLQLQARQVEGSHAAEQLRVAALRVASVARVHQHIFKNQSAGSVNAKGYIENLMAELQGTLNADVPILVDVQPASLAADLLVPLGLVLNELVINATKHGGGQIKVSFKEPSPGRHRLSVANSGDRLSADFNPANTSGLGMKVVVALARQLGGTLQFGTREDGAGAKFWIDFPGLKDTVH
- a CDS encoding helix-turn-helix domain-containing protein, coding for MTDVLDELPNCAGVGDVLARIGDKWTVQIVVLLSRRPERFNSIKRQVPGISQQMLTRTLKALERDGLVHRAVRNTTPPQVQYSLSEAGMSLTQTARQLAVWAIEHREFIRDSRASYDNAQ
- a CDS encoding alpha/beta fold hydrolase, with translation MIGISTPREANMDAPMPVASVRALRLQSPGRGEDLQLRVSAPVVGSDLPVILFSHGFGSSMDAYGPLAHYWAAHGFVVIQPTYLDSRRLGLALDDERRHSIWRIRVQDAKRILDHLDQIERGLPGLAGRVNRDNVAAAGHSFGGQTTSMLLGARMLAGGLDEAMFDPRIKAGVLLASAGKGGDDLSEIGRAITPYLHTSFDHMITPTLVVAGDADHSPLTTRGPDWFYEPYQLAPGSKTLLNVFGGEHMLGGISGYAVTETTDECPERVAFIQKVTLAYLRQQLLGDEEAWSSVRAALSYDPVPKGSLTTKLS
- a CDS encoding nuclear transport factor 2 family protein, with amino-acid sequence MPVPMSTNPLAEPLIRIGEKAIARENNAALDAYFSPDFIFHGPGGDLTYPELKAYFASLRAALSGMKVERAAIIAEGNYLAARTVFSGKFDFVFTAAPGGPLKPNGREIRWEVMNHFRFEDNGRLAEEWVQYDVRALNEQFGAPASRMV
- a CDS encoding aldo/keto reductase yields the protein MEKRQLGLNGPEVSAIGYGAMGVSIAYGDSDEAQGIETIGYAFDQGVTFFDTAAVYGWGENEKILGRAVKGFRDEIVIASKFGFTEDWGIDSRPEFIRELTDRSLRNLGVDHIDILYQHRVDPNVPIEDVAGVVKDLIIAGKVKYFGLSEAGPETIRRAHAVQPVAVLQTEYSVFEREVEALFPTLRELGIGFVPYSPLGRGFLTGEVKPAADYAENDLRRSDPRWQPGNFEKNKAAVEQLTALAKSKGVTVPQLALAWLLAQGHDIVPIPGTRRKERLAENIGSAAVQLTAEDLAGITAILPEGAAGARYAMPSMIPEWK